tgcaatgcatgttattttttaatacactaaaacaaacaatgcataagaaatattctaagtataattaatgcaagcataactaatacaagcattactaatgcaaacattactaatacactctatttaatattattttaatacaatCTACCAAACGACCTCTTACTTATTTTAGACAGTAAATTTCaaaactttttcttttattcttaaatttcGCGTCAAGccaaaaaatatcacataaattaaaatagagagaatattaaatttaagattataaaattcaatgatttttttctaattcataAGCTTTATGACATATTAAGCTTGCACTTGGACATtcattataaaatcataatttcaaatcAGTATTTGCACATGCAATTTGGGATCATAATTTCAATTCTtaaaatctccaaaaataaataaattatcatttgagatttaaaaaaaaaaaacgtaaTACTTGACTCAGAAgttcatattttataaaagaaaaagatccAATGTTTaaaaattttgcaaaaaaaaaaaaagaagaagaaaaatcatactCAGCGTATAGATATTATCCTAATAATGTGAAAGGTGCGGCTCAGATAAGCCTTCAATCTTACAAATAAAAAggattaaattaaataattagttattaTATTATTGACTAGTgaaatctttataaaattatactcGTTCAAAAgtttataattataaatatttatatatataataaattcattTTAGTCCCCACAAAAATAAAATGCTTTCCCACATTTCAGCTTCCTTCTGTCACACCTCTTCTTCCACCACCGCTTTCTTCCTCTCTTCCACCGCCAAATTTCTCCGACCCACATCCTCTCTTTACCCTAAAACCCATTTTCAGTTCCCAATTCAACAAAAAGGGCACCGTTTTGTGTTTTCTCAAGCCACGGCAGCTTCAATGGATTCTGCTGCCACCGTTGATTCAGTTTCTGATGATTTAAAGAAACAAACCTTAGAAGGAACTGAAAATGTTGAAATTAAGCTTAAATTGAATCTTGAAGAGCTTAATTGGGATAACTCTTTTGTTCGTGAACTGCCTGGCGACCCCAGAAATGATAGTATTCCAAGAGAGGTTTGTGTTCTAAAATTTCTCAAAGATTTTGTATTCaaggttgaatttttttatttgattgaaTGTAAAAGGTGTTTTTTTTAATTGGGTGTATTACTCTTTATGGGTTTAAAGTGGTTGATTTGACTTATATATTTTATGGGCCACATCAGCATCAGGTGTCACTTGAAATCAAGTTAAGGTGTCTAGATGTACTTGCTAGATGAGACCAAGTTTGAGTGTCTGATTATGCATTATGCCTATGTTGTATTAGTGATATTGACAAGAAGATACTAAAATCTTGGTCGAAAAGTTAACTTGACAGAGAAGATGTATAGTAAAGGCTCAAAATTTAAGTAGTAATGAATGTTCAAGATCGATTTTTTATTTGGAGACATGAGAAATTAGTTGGAATATCCTGAGTTACTCCCTCTGTCCATGTGAGCTCGTTCACATTGCCGGTCCCAAGCTCTGGTAAAGGAGGAGGGTTGCCGAGGGTCAATAGGAAACAACTTCACTACCCATAAAGATAGGGGTAAGGCTGCATAAATCTTACCCTCCCcataccccacttgtgggattacactgggtttcttcttgttgttgttactcCCTTTGTCCTATTTGTGTGACTCTGTTTGCCAAACACGAGGTTAAATTGTTAATTAGACTTATATATTGTATTAGTGGTAGTGGAAGAAAATACTAAGGTAATTTGATTaatcatatcaaaataaaaaaattgaatagcTTAATGAAATCGCATTCTGGAAAGTTGTGCGAGAGTGGTGTCAAATATCTTAAGTCCGAAAAATATAACTGTCATGTATAATAGAACAGAGGTATTACATTAGTGAGAGCTTGGGAGAAAATATTGAAGTAATTGTTGAAATGTAATTTTGGTACTGAAGGCTTCACATTGAAGTTTAAAACTTGATAAGTGTAAATGTATATTGAATTTGAATTACTTAAGTTGTCAGCGTGTAGAAATTAAATTATGTCAAATATTCTATATATCTCAACATGGAAAGAGTGCCGTATAAATTGGGCTAGTGGGAGTATTGTTTATTCATAACTAGCTAACAAGTTAGATTTATAATAGATATGATCATGCTGGTGTGTGTGTCATAGAAGTTATTCCTAGATTGCAAAAAAAAGTGGAAAGTAGATGTTACCTATGTGATAAGGGATGCAGTTTGCATTAAATTTCAAATGTCAGTAACTGGAAGGTAGAATCCTTTTGCAAGTCATCATCTGTATCAAACATTGTGCTTGTAGGTGTTGCATGCTTGCTACACGAAAGTGTTACCTTCTGTACTGGTCAAGAACCCTCAGCTTGTAGCATGGTCAGAATCAGTGGCGGAGTTACTTGAATTGAATCCTAGAGAGTGAGTTCTTAAAAGCTTGATGTATGTAATGGCCATGCTAATTGTGGCTTAATGAAATTGTCATAGACTTCCTTTAATCTTTCAGATTTGAGAGGCCTGATTTTCCCCTTATATTCTCGGGGGCATCACCATTGGTGGGAGCGTAAGTTTTTCGAAGCTTGTCAACTTTGTCTTTGAAATTTAGTAATAAAACAACATCTAAGGTTAGACTTGATTCTGCAGGATACCTTATGCCCAAAATTATGGAGGACATCAGTTTGGCATGTGGGCCGGGCAGTTAGGAGATGGAAGGGCAATAACTCTTGgagagattttgaattcaaagtCACAAAGGTGGGAGCTGCAGCTTAAGGGGGCTGGAAAGACCCCCTATAGTCGTTTTGCTGATGGTCTTGCAGTGCTTCGTAGTAGCATCCGAGAATTCCTTTGCAGTGAAGCAATGCACGGTCTTGGAATCCCAACAACACGAGCACTTTGTCTAGTGACGACAGGAAAAGATGTCATGAGGGATATGTTTTATGAGTATGTTCCTCAGCAATGATTTTTTATGTTGTTTCATAAGCTGAATAAATCAGCAAGAAATCATCTTGCTAGCCTTGAATTGCATTTTGTGTTCTCTTCATCATGTGTATCATCTTTGCTTGCAAATCTTCTTTGCCTTTGGAAGAATGAAACTGTGAGGAGTTTGATGAAGTTGATGAGAAGCACCTATAGACATCTTTCCCCGGAGGTTTGGAGTCTGCATAGTGATTCATGTCTTAGAGTTATACTCCATATTATTGTTACTTTGTTCATTCTAGTGCATTTTCATTTCCATTATTGATTATTGTCTTCCGTCTCATGCAGTGGAAATCCCAAAGATGAACCTGGAGCAATTGTCTGCAGAGTTGCCCAATCCTTTCTGCGTTTTGGCTCTTATCAACTGCATGCCTCTAGAGGAAAAAAGGATTTTGAGATTGTCCGTGCTTTGGCAGACTACGCCATTAGATATCACTTCCCCCATTTGGAGAATATGACTAGGAGTGAAAGCATATCACTCAACACGGGTGATGAAGACAATTCAGCTGTGGACATAACTTCAAACAAGTATGCAGGTAAATATATAGCTAATTTTGAAGATAATATGGGGATTCCCTTGCCTATGAAATTTTTTATCTCCTTTTAAAGACTGCATGTAGAGTACACAAGGAGAGTTATGGCAATCTCAAACTTCTCCATTTCTGGTGATGCTCTTTATCATATTCAAGTACTCCCTCTGTCCATGGCTTGGATGATCATTAAGGGATGAAACTCTTTTGTCCATGGCTTCAAATTCTTTCCTCAAAAAAAAGATTCAGAAGTACTTCATTGTTGTTAAAAGATCATTCTTTTTAGTCTTACATTTGCCTTCTTTGATTCAGCTGGTTTCTGGAGTGACTCTAATTTATGCTTGTATTCTTGCAAAAATTTGAGTTCGTTTTTGCTGTCTCCGagtgtatttttacttttgttttgCTAAGGGAAAAACTTGGGGAGTGGGGTTACTACTTTTCTCTGCTACCTTGCTCAGCAATCCGAGTACGTACACTTGTAGAAAGAATAGAAGTGCATCAGTCCATGTGTACTTTTGATAATTTGCTTCCGTACATTCATTGATTTGAGTGCATTATTTCAGCATGGGCAGTGGAAGTTGCTGAGAGGACTGCGTCCATGATTGCCAGGTGGCAGGATGTTGGTTTCACACATGGAGTCATGAACACTGATAACATGAGCGTGTTAGGACTCACTATTGACTATGGTCCCTTTGGTTTTTTAGACTCTTTTGATCCCAGTTACACACCAAATACCACTGATCTTCCTGGCAGAAGATATTGTTTTGCAAATCAGCCAGATGTAGGTTTATGGAATATTGCACAGTTTACCTCTGCTCTATCTATTGCGGAGTTGCTAAGTGATAAGGAGGCAGATTATGCCATGGAAAGGTATCTTTAGATACTAGCATTTGGCCATTTGCTCAAATGTTTTGTCTTTGTGATTGCCCGAGTATTCTCTTTTTTTGCTGTTGTTGATGTTTATCTGGTGACTTCTTTAGATATGGTAACAAATTCATGGATGATTATCAAGATATCATGACCAGGAAACTTGGTCTGGCAAAGTACAATAAAAAGTTGATTGGTGAACTACTCAAGAATATGGCCTTAGATAAAGTTGATTACACTAATTTCTTTCGCTCTCTATCAAACATCAATGCTGATCCTGCAATTCCAGAGGACCAATTATTGATTCCTCTTAAGGATGTTCTCTTAGATATTGGTTTGGAACGCAAGGAAGCCTGGACAAGCTGGGTAAAGTCGTATATACAAGAGGTATGTGACAGTGAATTTCCTTATTCAAATAATACAACGACGCCACCTCAATCTCAAGGgtcggctatatgaatcctcactgtGTATGTCTGATCCATTTAAGTTCATTTCAGTccaatttataaattttttcctCAAATAAGAATGAAGCATATAGTGTGTTTGGAATTAGTATATCTTCTTGATCTCCAGATTTTGCAATATTGCAGTGAGTGTAGGGTAATATATGGTCGGGTAACATAAGGTCCTTTGAAAGAGGACTTTGTCCTGGAACTGTCCGTATTTGAATTGTTATTCACTTCAATAATAAGTTTTTATGCTTTTGCTCTTGAAGTGTTGTCAAACGTTCTCTTAGGATAAAGAGTTGCTCACCTTGTTTGTTCCTCAGAGTCCGGTAACGGTAGGTGGTAATGGATAGCAGTTTCCATCCATGGGAAGATTTTCAAATTCATCCCCACATCTGCCTTATTCTTCAAGGCTTCATCTTTCCCAACCCCCTCTCCCCTGGACTTAAAAAAGCAAGAAGAAAGACATAAAGGAAATATCAGATCGTAGACATAAGCAATGGGTGTAAAGTAGTTGTGATACCGTTCTTGTATGACGTTGAATGTGACTCATATCTTCTCATCATTTGAAATGGCTTGTCATATTAGCATCCAGCTTCTTCCTCTTTATGTTTAACAGCTTGTGCTCGGTTTGTGCTGTGGCCGAGACAGCCTTCTACAAGAAGTGTCAGATGACCCCTCTTCGTTGAAAGAAATTCACTGTATTTGTATTTTAATAATAGTGTGGTCGCCCATTAGGTGGGAGGGGCAGGGGGATTGCCCCATATCCTTTTTCTCCTTATTGGTAGTAATTTTTAGTAATCACATAGTTTCTTGTTCTTCTATGTGTTTCTACTATCTGTGGCTTCATTTTGCTTTGTATCTTGATATTTTGTTGTCATTTTTTCTGCTTGCAACCCCTCTATGAATAACTTTCCTTTTAAGCCGAAGATCTATCGGACACAGAGGTAGGGGTTAGGTCCTTATACATCTCatcctccctagaccccacttgtgggactacactgggtatgttgttgtatgtaAGCAATATTCTCTTAAAAAGATAGCCACTATATATAAGGCTGATACAACTTGAAAACAATGTTAGAAGCCTTGTAACTTCGCACAACTTAGATGTTAACTCATTTGCAAATTGAGTAGTTGAGTTGTGATAATAGATGGACACCGCTTGCGTAAAATACTGCTTACACCATTGGTTTGTGCTGTTGTTTTGTGTGGACTCTTCGCTGGAAATCATCAAGTTCTGTTCTTGTATGTGAGGTACTTATGGTGTCACTTGTCTACGTCTTGCAGCTCTCTACAACTGGTGTATCAGATGAGGAGCGGAAAGTTTCAATGAATTCTGTAAATCCAAAGTACATCCTCAGAAACTATCTATGCCAGAATGCCATTGATGCAGCAGAACAAGGCGATTTTGAGGAGGTTCGGCATTTATTGAAGATTATGCAATGCCCATTTGATGAACAACCTGGCATGGAGAAATACGCACACTTGCCTCCAGCTTGGGCTCATCGTCCGGGTGTATGCATGCTTTCTTGTTCCTCATAAGATCTCGGGGTGTATGCATATGCTTTCTTGTTCCTCATAAGATTTCCACTATGTAATACAAGAGTTTCACTTGTATATATAACAGAAATCAGTatgtattgtaagtggcagagtggccttcgAGCCACAATATAGGTAGATTCAGCTTGGTTCGCTGAAAAAGAGAGAACTTCTGGCAGCAttttcacacattattgcaTTTGgagaagtattttttttttccgcAGGTTCTCTGTAGTTTATTTGTTGCTCAAGTCTTGATGTAACATTTGATAATTTCAAATGCCTTATTTTTTCGTATGATTTTCTATGAGTAGAaccaaattttttatttgttatgggaaaaataataatcaaaaaccACTAGAAACGTTTCATCAAATCTTAGAAACCGCAGCATAAAATTGTACTAGGcaccaaaaattaaataaaaaataacggaattggcacctaaaaaactaCACTAGACTAGAGAGAGACCAAACATGATAAAATTTGCAAAATTTCGTAGGACCAAATGTGACTTTCCGCTGTTCTTTTTCATAGTTTTATGAAAAGATTTCGAAGTTTGAAGGAGGTGATATGACTGATCCAAATAGTTTATAGAAGTCTAATGGCTAGTTTGCTATATGTGACAGCATCAAGACCTAATCTCATGTCAGTCGAAAGTCTTCTGTCGAGGTTTACGCATGCTCCAAGTCAAGTTCATCTTGATGTAGCTGGACGGACATTAA
This Solanum dulcamara chromosome 1, daSolDulc1.2, whole genome shotgun sequence DNA region includes the following protein-coding sequences:
- the LOC129884504 gene encoding uncharacterized protein LOC129884504, with the translated sequence MLSHISASFCHTSSSTTAFFLSSTAKFLRPTSSLYPKTHFQFPIQQKGHRFVFSQATAASMDSAATVDSVSDDLKKQTLEGTENVEIKLKLNLEELNWDNSFVRELPGDPRNDSIPREVLHACYTKVLPSVLVKNPQLVAWSESVAELLELNPREFERPDFPLIFSGASPLVGAIPYAQNYGGHQFGMWAGQLGDGRAITLGEILNSKSQRWELQLKGAGKTPYSRFADGLAVLRSSIREFLCSEAMHGLGIPTTRALCLVTTGKDVMRDMFYDGNPKDEPGAIVCRVAQSFLRFGSYQLHASRGKKDFEIVRALADYAIRYHFPHLENMTRSESISLNTGDEDNSAVDITSNKYAAWAVEVAERTASMIARWQDVGFTHGVMNTDNMSVLGLTIDYGPFGFLDSFDPSYTPNTTDLPGRRYCFANQPDVGLWNIAQFTSALSIAELLSDKEADYAMERYGNKFMDDYQDIMTRKLGLAKYNKKLIGELLKNMALDKVDYTNFFRSLSNINADPAIPEDQLLIPLKDVLLDIGLERKEAWTSWVKSYIQELSTTGVSDEERKVSMNSVNPKYILRNYLCQNAIDAAEQGDFEEVRHLLKIMQCPFDEQPGMEKYAHLPPAWAHRPGVCMLSCSS